A single Sporosarcina sp. FSL W8-0480 DNA region contains:
- a CDS encoding helix-turn-helix domain-containing protein: MTYYLKEYARFATIEEMDTAAEQHLMKHWDDLTKSDREVLEVIRRYSVKFGAAHLKHGTIEEIIGKSNATVRRAIHKLVSLGIIEKIHYIRPVMSGLGANIYVILPFDEQGKMNDRDHDNKPHEDKENEQFSEDQALLSKSLLKSKDLNYTSQQEPSKLSTSLFSRMKDLLAGTIGDSKLAREFFGIHRAISGRMMKYEIYQEDGHVFDNLAYRALMITVMATKKKVIRNLPGYFKGVLDKLIDETYFKDIFMLFDKPVQGYIFP, encoded by the coding sequence ATGACATACTATCTAAAGGAATACGCACGCTTCGCAACAATTGAAGAAATGGACACAGCGGCTGAACAGCATTTGATGAAACATTGGGATGACCTTACTAAGTCGGATCGCGAGGTTCTTGAAGTGATTCGTCGGTATTCGGTAAAGTTCGGTGCAGCACATTTGAAACATGGAACTATCGAGGAGATTATTGGCAAGTCGAACGCGACTGTGAGAAGGGCAATCCACAAGCTTGTAAGCTTAGGAATCATCGAGAAAATCCACTACATCCGCCCAGTAATGAGCGGACTCGGCGCCAACATCTACGTCATTTTACCTTTCGATGAACAGGGGAAAATGAACGACCGTGATCATGACAACAAACCGCATGAGGATAAGGAAAATGAGCAGTTTTCAGAGGACCAAGCACTTCTTTCTAAATCTCTATTAAAATCTAAAGATCTTAACTACACGTCTCAGCAAGAACCGTCAAAGTTATCCACAAGTCTATTTAGTCGGATGAAAGATCTGCTTGCTGGAACAATTGGTGATAGTAAACTAGCCCGTGAGTTCTTCGGAATTCATAGGGCTATCTCTGGACGGATGATGAAATATGAAATTTATCAAGAAGACGGACATGTATTCGATAACCTCGCTTATCGTGCGTTGATGATCACAGTGATGGCGACGAAGAAGAAAGTAATCCGTAATTTGCCGGGGTATTTCAAGGGTGTATTGGATAAATTGATTGATGAAACTTACTTTAAGGACATCTTTATGCTATTTGATAAGCCGGTGCAAGGGTATATCTTTCCTTGA
- a CDS encoding hemerythrin domain-containing protein, which translates to MSGPALRQLQAHRAIHEGGLSGAISKTELLIEYLQQGDMKLADRAADELIDYWKSRVISHADAEEEGFYKDIRTENPELEEAIIQLTRDHDLIRIIVKDIEELREPEKISPTVLQKFYALLVVNEIHSRDEERLLLEK; encoded by the coding sequence ATGTCAGGTCCAGCATTGAGGCAATTGCAAGCGCACCGAGCAATTCACGAGGGAGGATTATCCGGCGCAATCAGCAAGACGGAATTGCTTATTGAATATCTGCAACAAGGGGATATGAAATTGGCGGATCGTGCTGCTGATGAGTTGATCGATTATTGGAAGTCAAGAGTGATCAGCCATGCGGATGCGGAAGAAGAAGGGTTTTATAAAGACATCCGAACTGAAAATCCGGAACTTGAAGAAGCAATCATCCAACTTACAAGAGATCATGATTTAATCAGGATCATTGTAAAAGATATTGAAGAGCTCCGTGAACCAGAGAAAATCAGCCCAACTGTACTGCAGAAATTCTATGCATTATTAGTTGTTAATGAAATACATAGCCGCGACGAGGAACGATTGCTGCTTGAGAAATAA
- the pssA gene encoding CDP-diacylglycerol--serine O-phosphatidyltransferase, which translates to MFLSRYLDYTKIKGQLANAITVINLSFGIIAIILIARELSHMSLVFIFLAALFDRFDGMVARHFNSESLFGKELDSLSDLVSFGVAPALLIYMTDLSEMLWVGIAATVFYIVAGAIRLARYNVKEFDGAFYGVPITVAGVLLTLCYFLSPYIGPQFFVIIMVVLGFAMISNIRIAKI; encoded by the coding sequence ATGTTTTTATCGAGATACCTCGATTATACTAAAATTAAAGGTCAATTGGCTAATGCAATTACTGTTATAAATCTTAGCTTCGGAATAATTGCGATTATCCTCATAGCACGTGAACTAAGTCATATGAGTTTAGTTTTCATATTCCTTGCTGCTCTTTTCGATCGATTCGATGGAATGGTCGCAAGACATTTCAATTCAGAGTCTTTGTTCGGAAAAGAACTTGATTCGTTAAGCGATTTAGTTTCTTTCGGTGTTGCCCCGGCGCTTTTAATCTATATGACTGACTTATCCGAGATGCTTTGGGTAGGGATTGCGGCTACAGTATTTTATATTGTTGCAGGTGCAATCAGATTAGCTCGTTATAACGTCAAGGAATTTGACGGTGCGTTTTATGGTGTGCCGATTACAGTGGCGGGTGTACTTTTGACATTATGCTATTTCTTGAGTCCATACATCGGACCTCAGTTTTTCGTAATCATCATGGTCGTACTTGGATTTGCAATGATTAGTAATATACGTATTGCCAAAATATAA
- a CDS encoding DUF6366 family protein yields the protein MDENDETPEERRERLRQKELRHPSSSIHGSNLSDLVGGLGWKGTGIMILVLIAGFLLYSLFFQ from the coding sequence ATGGATGAAAATGACGAAACTCCTGAAGAAAGAAGAGAGAGGCTAAGGCAAAAAGAATTAAGGCATCCCTCCAGTAGTATTCATGGAAGTAATCTGTCTGATCTTGTCGGTGGTTTAGGTTGGAAGGGGACTGGAATAATGATTCTTGTATTAATAGCTGGCTTTTTGTTGTATTCCCTATTTTTCCAGTAA
- a CDS encoding GNAT family N-acetyltransferase, protein MQSLYESLGWNAINLTIGELEELCIRSWCTIYAFDGERLVGTGRVISDGVITGIICGLGVLPEYQRKSIGKEILTRLIQHCESNRVIPQLLCEEHLESYYESFGFKKFAIGMSRKINR, encoded by the coding sequence ATGCAGTCCTTGTATGAATCATTAGGATGGAACGCCATTAATTTGACGATTGGCGAGTTAGAAGAACTGTGTATTCGAAGTTGGTGTACAATATACGCCTTTGATGGAGAACGATTAGTGGGGACGGGACGCGTCATATCAGATGGAGTTATTACTGGAATAATATGCGGATTAGGCGTTCTACCGGAATATCAGCGCAAAAGTATCGGTAAAGAAATATTGACTCGTCTAATTCAACATTGTGAAAGTAATCGGGTTATTCCACAACTACTGTGTGAAGAGCATTTGGAGTCTTATTATGAATCTTTCGGATTTAAGAAGTTTGCGATTGGTATGTCGCGTAAAATAAATCGATAG
- a CDS encoding kinase: MNSMFVRGTAENLFHQFLNRSNKNRPLLVGIDGLSGAGKTTFVKEIKQELKGFNCEVKIFHLDEHIVERNKRYHTGYEEWYEYYYLQWDIGEIINRLLMPLHNSNHLDLSFYDKSDDSISHRQIEVFTNSIILIEGVFLQRKEWKSLFDYVIYINCPFELRKERVLGRDSYIGDYHDRFKKYTDRYWPAEKHYLDTINPISIADLVINIE; encoded by the coding sequence ATGAATTCAATGTTTGTTAGAGGAACGGCAGAAAATTTATTTCATCAATTCCTTAATCGGTCAAATAAAAATCGGCCTTTGCTAGTCGGTATAGACGGATTAAGTGGCGCTGGAAAAACTACCTTTGTCAAAGAGATTAAGCAAGAATTAAAAGGCTTTAACTGTGAGGTCAAGATATTTCATCTTGATGAGCATATTGTTGAAAGAAATAAGCGCTATCATACTGGATATGAAGAATGGTACGAGTATTATTATTTACAGTGGGATATTGGTGAAATAATAAACAGATTGCTAATGCCTCTGCATAACAGTAACCATCTTGATTTATCGTTCTACGATAAATCCGATGATTCGATTTCTCATAGACAGATTGAAGTATTTACGAATAGTATCATCCTCATCGAAGGAGTATTTCTACAAAGGAAAGAATGGAAGAGTTTATTTGATTATGTCATTTACATAAACTGTCCCTTTGAATTAAGGAAAGAGAGGGTATTAGGTCGTGATTCTTACATTGGAGATTATCATGACAGATTTAAAAAGTATACGGACAGATATTGGCCAGCGGAAAAGCACTACCTTGACACCATAAATCCTATCAGCATTGCAGATTTAGTAATAAACATTGAATAA